The DNA window GAGAATGTTGGCCTCATCTCAAGGCCTAACGTttatttgaaatgttatttggagtaattttgtttggatagtatacaatttgaaatattatttgaaataattactgtaacacttttgtgatgtgatgtatatgacataaaaaagtaattgaaaatataaaaaggctggttggaaaatgtgtttatgatgcaagcgaaatatttatttggaataatttcacTATTCAAACAAAGCCATGAAACTCAGATAAAAAGGTAACTGAAAAGATGAAAAGGTAACTGAAAACTCAGATAATtttactatattttttttgatgtgatgtaaTTCAGATAAAAAGAGATAACTGGAAAGATGAAAATGTATGTTTCTATATAAACAAATGACATTTGGATAAAGTTCTATCCAAGCACACTCATTATTTGCATACTACTCCAAGTTTACGCCACATAGCCATATGCCAGACGTTCCGAGTCAAATCACATGgaaatatgtaattatttattgatCTTGCTAAAGTTAGAAAATTTTGCTAAAATCCCAACTTCCTAAAAACATATGGCTCCGTTTGTGGAATCACCGTCCAGATCTAGACTAACATGCGTGTGATATATAccgacatatatatatatatatatatatatatatattggaacCTTGCATGTGATGAGACGTCCCTACAGGTCTATGACTTGTTGGTTTCCAGTTTCCATTCAAAAGGATGAAACAAATCGATAAGTTAAAAAATGGTATTACCTTTTTGGATTATCTTATCTTCCTGTGCTTGACTGGTTGTATTCATGACATGTGACGTTTTGCCCCTTCCCTAAATGAAGCTTCTCCAGCTGTCTCTTAGTGTAGATCGACCTTGCTTGGATCTCAGGTGACAGtattgaaattcttgaacaggTCAGTCATGATATCAATTCTTATCAAAACGGTGTGCGGACTTTCTGGCAAAATTGGATGCAACACCTGATGAAGAGTTTACTTCCTTGTCTTGTCTTGTCTTTTAAATCCATTTCAATTTCTAGAGATTATTAGAAGATGACTGACTGTAGGAGCTTTTGCTTGCCTCGCTCTGTAAGCGTTAACCGACATTTCTCATTATATATTATaggattaaaaataaaaaagtctcCTGTGATATATTTAATACACAGAAAAGTCTCCaaatttcattaaatttaatgaattctattagtttataatttagttcaaaacatgagatCTCCCGAATTCCATTAAGTTTAACGAATTctattagtttacaatttagtttaaAACATGAGATATTAGGTATATCATAGGGGACTTTTTTGCTTTTAACCCTATATTATATATATCTTTCCTACCAAAAAAGAATGGTGATGATAATTTAGTTCTGATTGTCTTAATCACAAATTGCTAATTTAGCTGTCGATAATAATGTTATTGTAGCTATCTAAAAATTGTTATACTTGATTTTCAGATTTACTTACATTTGTTTAACTGTTTATCGTGTATTCTTGTTAGCACTTGAATTAATGCCGAACCACATggcaaacttttttttttatttgtggcATAAATTAAAAGATATGATGGTAAGTTAACTACGCTGAAACTTGAAGATACAACTTGTATTGTAATAATTGCATGAAACGATTTGACCAAGAAATTTCTCCTAGGAAATTTATAGATTTGTAGATGCAACCAATTTTGACTTCCCTTATAAGTTTTACACAACCTTTAGATTTGCCATATCACTctaactccttttttttttggttcctaACTTTGACTGGTCTTCTTGGAGGGTAAAATGCAGTATATTTTCAAGGCTGAAGATGGTAAGGCGTGCGACCCCCAAAGCTTAGGGGGGAAAAGTATTATTAGCCCAAAAATAAAGGCCaatgatacaaaaaaaaaaaaagaaagaattgatCATCCTTGAATTGATCATTGGCAATATtaattgagagagagagagttgagatAATTCAACTTGCACGTGTTGACTGACTAACATCATTAATCCAATTATTGCACAATCAGCctttcaattgaaaaaaaagaatatgctTTGTCGGCACCGCTACAAAAGGTCTAATTTGTTGTGCTGTACATCATGATTTCAAATTGAAAGCATAAAATATTGCATTCTAGCTTGTACTAGATATATATAAATTGCATTATTCTCATTAAACTACGGCTTTACTTGTACTTAAATCTAAATCAGTCAACAAGCAACCTTGCTAGAATGTATTCTCCCTGTAATCTGTcccagaaaagaaaaagttgagtAAAATCACAAGCAATCAACTAAGCAAAGCCCTGCACTGGTACTATTATTACTATATCTATGCTACACTAATTTGCAGTCACGATCACGAATAATAAGttgcttgatcaagtattatACTGTAACAATAGCCAAATTAATCAGAACAATGAAGAATTCATCTTCTTATTCATCAGCAGCCCTTCTCGCCTTCTTATGCCTCCTTTTTCTGTCTCTACCATCTCCTTCTTTCTGTGCGCATCCCAAGTGCAACTCACATGATAAGAAGGTCCTCCTGAAAATCAAAGCTGACCTAAACAATCCCTACCATTTGGCCTCATGGGATCCTAAAGTTGACTGTTGTGAATGGTATGCTTTGGAATGTGATCGAAATACTGGCCGTGTCATTGCTCTCACCATCTTTGCAGGCAACATCTCCGGCCAAATCCCACCTGCTGTTGGCGACCTCCCATATCTCCAAAACTTGGAGTTTCGTAAGCTTACAAATCTTACTGGCGAAATCCCATCTACCGTTACCAAGCTCGTTCATCTAACATTCCTCCGACTTAGCTGGAATCATCTCTCAGGGCCAGTTCCTTCCTTCCTTAGCCAGATCAAGGCCCTGACTTTCTTGGACTTGTCATTCAATAACTTCACTGGTTCCATCCCTCCTTCGCTTTCTGAGCTCCCTAACCTCCTTGCACTTCACCTAGACCGCAACAGACTCACCGGAAACATCCCTGAATCGTTCGGGAACTTCGCATTTGGAAATAGTGTTCCTGATATTTATCTTTCCCACAACATGCTCACAGGCACAATTCCAAGGTCTTTTGGTGGCTTAAACTTCTCACTGAGGATTGACTTGTCACGCAACAAGCTCGAAGGTGATGCGTCATTCTTGTTTGGCAAGAACAAGACCGTGCAATTTGTTGATTTGTCGAGGAATTTGTTCGTGTTTGATCTTTCCAAGGTGGAGTTTTCGGAGAACTTGATATATTTGGACTTGAACCATAACAAAATCTTTGGGAGTCTTCCACAGAGCTTCACTAATTTGGGTCTGCAGTTCTTTAATGTGAGTTATAACAGGCTGTGTGGCCAGATTCCGCAAGGTGGGAAGCTGCAAAGCTTCGACTTGTATCCTTATTTCCATAACAGATGTTTGTGTGGTGCCCCTCTTCCTGCCTGCAAGTGATTTTCAGAAAATTGGGACAGAGGAAGCAGggatttgttaaaaaaaaataaacagttGTCATGATATTTAATGTACTTATTTCATGTCAGGTTTGCTTTTGCAGTTTCCACACGAAActgagaaataataataatttcatGGCAAGATTGTATCTCATGTATTATATGGCATAAAAATAAACTCTATTTTCGATAATGGGATATGTGATCTTTTACTGCAAGTGTGATAAACCTAAACAGTTACTGCTATTTAACTAACTCTGAAACAATGCATTAGGGATCTAAAAATTGTTTTCTTAGACCTCCTAATTCTGAAATAAGAGTGTTTACTCACTGCAATCAGTGAACCAAATGTGAATGTAGCTAAGTAATTGAGTATGACCTGTGATTAGATTTGTGTACAGGGTGATCACAAAGGATAAGGGGGGTCTCCAAGTGTTTCTCTTTTTTACAACAATGAACATTAGTATTATTAAATGAGGAGAGCAAATAGATAAGGATGGATATAAAGTAAGTTTAGCTTTAGCAGGCAGGTGTTACATCTTTTAGATGGTTCTATTCGTTTCCCTAAGCTATTCATTGAATTAAAAGAAGAGTAACGTGGAAAGTTATTCAGGGCCACAGATTCCCTAGATCTGCAATTTTTCGATGATTGTCAaacctaaatttttttttttaaacttgaaTTTATTTTAATCAGATATGACGATCAAAAGACATGCTAGGATGTATTGGGTTACAATGATTTATTCGGATAGAAAATATGTAGGAGAatcaatgtttttttttatttatatcgATTTCTTAGATCTTTTATATCTATTGATTTTAGATTTATATGTATCTGcgacatattttttttaattgatgtATTGTCTGCagatttattaaataaaatgatcttttctattaaaaaaaattgtaaaagaaCCTTCCAGGTGTACCACGAATATTCGAGCAATCATCATGAATTGTTCTCAATTCCTCGAGTGTCATTCTTTATGTGCATCTGAGGACTCGTTAAAATTCACCAACAAAACAACACTTCAAGTCCTTAATTTTGTATTAATCCTGACAGCCTAGGTTAATGTTGGTAATGGAGCTTTGAAGAGAGTTATAATTTCTTTTTAGTTTCGACTGTGCAACTGCAAAGACATCTTGAAAATTTAAGGTAATTAAACTTACATTCATTGAGGGTAAAAGCATAGACATTTCAAgaactttttattttatttttttaaaattttcactgCATCATAGACATGCTGTGAATTGAAGGCTCAAttgcaatttttaaaaaattcactcCCCATATACTAATCAGCCTAAGGAATTCAATTCCCAGATACGAGAATTTTCATACAACATTCCACTTCTGGTGGAACAAATTTTATTCCAAGGATCATATTATACATGACACAGAACTGGATACAAATGTTTTAGTTATTAACTTCATGCCGACATCTTATTtaaatagtaataataataactgTAACTCTTGAGCAACAACCGGAAAGTAAGTGAACATGTGGCAGTGCAATCAATATGGGATGGATATTTTTGCGTAAGCCAAATGTTCCTTTCCTCAACTCCCAGAATCAGTGGACACTTAGCAGGCTGGAAGAGGAGAACCACACAAGCATTTGTTATGATCATATGCTGAGGAAGCGAAGCTCTGCAACTTCCCACCTTGGGGAATCTGACCACAGAGGTTGTTATTGCTAACATCGAAGCCTTGCAAGTTCAATTGAGTAAGTGAAGGAGGGATTGAACCAGAGAACTGATTGAATGACAAGTCCAAGAAAGTCAGGGACTTGATCTGGCCAAGGAAGGAGGGAACTGGCCCTGATAGCCCATTCGATTTCAGTCTAAGGAAATTGAGACGAGTCAGCTTGGAAATGGAAGATGGGATTGGACCAACAAGATTTGGGAGTCTATTCATATCTAGCATCTCCAGATACGGAAGGTTGCCGATAGCAGCCGGAATTTGAGCCGAGACTTTGTTGTCATCGAAGATGGTGATATGAATGACACGGCCAGTTTTTGAGTCACAGTCCAAAGCATACCATGAACAACAGTCAGTGTTTGGATTCCATGAGGCCAAGTAATAGGGGTTGTTCAGGCCTGCTTTGATTTGTAGAAGGGCCTTCTTGTCGTCCGCGTTGCATTTCGCGGCAGCTAGAGATGGAGATGGCAGGGAGAGGAAGAGgaggagggagagggagagaatAGCTGTGAATGCAGAAAATGAAGTCTTCATATCTGATACTGAAGCAACTTGTTAATCAAGGATGCTGTGATGCTGTGGACTGCAACAAATACTACGTACTATTTATAGTGTTTTGAGTAACCACCGGCCTTGGACCGGTGGCCACCACCAAAGCCTTAATGTGGGAGGCAGGGTTCGGTTCGAATCCCGCCTCCCACCAAATTGTCACATTGTATGGTTTCGTCCTTCATGGGTAGCTAGTTTGGTTGGTCTCAATTCAGTGCCCGCAAGGGTTCGAGTTCCGTGGTTATTCTATTCGGGGGATGGGGCTTTTCCTCCCGGACCGGAGTGaaattagtcgggccccgtaaaGATTGACCGGGACACCCACTCcgtcagcaaaaaaaaaaaaaaaaaaaaattatagtgtTTTGAGTGCGAGTGCATGCCTCTTGTACTAATTGTTTAGGTACTTTTTACTGGTTCTATACGTGTAGACATAGACCAGGTTTTAGCTAGATTACGGGCCGCAATCTGAATTAATGTCTACTTCGATACCGGCAATGACACAATTTGTCACTCGGATTATGCATTTTATAAGTATTTCAGAAAAATGCAAGTGACACTAGAACTAGTCTTAGCCTCATTCGGAGGTGCAGTGATTTTGATAAAAGAGCATTTTTAGttactaaaagtacttttgaaacGCTTGATGAATACCATCCCAAAATATTAGGAATGGAACTTTTGGTattaaaagcacttttaacaaaAGTCCGGATTTGATGTTTTTATAATAGCTTttgtgttttaaaaaataaaacattaaattcaatcattttatcctatattatgaactaaataaagGGATAAATATATTTAGAATTTTCAAATTATGCATTATTCAATGCAATAAGTATTTACTGAGCTATATATCCAAATAATATTCTTAAAAGCCCTTAATAAGCTTTTTTATTAAAAGCTTTATTGGCGAATTGCTTTTCAATAAGCCATTGTACCCTAAAAAAACCCTTAATTTGATTGATtacaaatataattatatatgttaATCTGCACATGTTACTAGACCCTTTGGAACagcaaaatgcatcctcttgaaaattcTTTTCCAACGATGTTCAGCCTATACTAGTGGCTATATACAAGCGGCAAAACTTTACTTCGAATGTTTAACATTTGAAGATTACTTGTATTCGTTGGAGATAAATATGATATGGAAAGATGAATGGCACATTCAATCTACATTTGAATAGTTGCCGTTGAAGAACTTGTGTGTGGATTTGTGAAAATCGTTGCAAACAACCAATCGTCATTAAAGTCAAATGAATACTTTTCTTTGTGTTAATACCTATTGAAAGAGGTTTAAAGAAAACTTAAAGTTGCTGGCCACACTAACCCTTTCGTTTTTATTCTGGATTCCCATCTCCCTATTTTTGCCTTCGGCTACTGCCGGCCGGCTAAGCTTGGCCTTAAGTGAGTTATAATTTTCGCCTTAAAAGCTCCACTTCttgcttcttcttttctcttctgtCTTTTCATTTAGGGAgtagttttatttcttaaagGCAAAGAACACGGATTGGAAATTTAGTGAATTTTAATGGTAAGATATGTCACTCTTTTCCTTCCCCCGGGTAGATAATTCAAGGCATGTCTCTACCAATTTCAATCTGAACAAAATTGGATAAAGGTGTACATACCtaaaaagcaagaaaattgaaTATATCTGTTGGGTTTTGACATAGCAATCATGACCAGGATCGCTGGGTTGGACTTTCTTCTCTTCTGAAAGAGTCTAATTCTAGCGTCCAAATCTTTTTTAGCATCCCGTCGGTAGAAAATCTTGaccttcaacctcatcaattttctagaggctcGACATTGAAAATCAAGTTAAATAAAAAGCGAAGTCAAAATTAACTGCATCTTCCAAATCTACATTTGACATGTACTGTGTTGTTGTCACCGCAATCCAGAGTTTGTCATGTTTAAGCTGTTGATTGAGCAATTATTAGTGCTGCAGGGAGATGAGTTTCTAGTCCTCATTATCCGCTCTGTTTCATTTCATTTGTTGAAACTTCAaactttctgttttttttttcttttcttctgagCGAAACTTCACAAAACAAgagggaaaaaagagaaagagacaGATCATTCATTGCAGCGGTTCATGGCCACGAAAAATAGCTGAGAAGAACAAGAAGTCATTACGCGTATTTCGTTGGGGTGAAATTGAAACATGTATTAGTCAAAGACTAGTAGCTTTTTGGTTCTCTAATCTTCCTACTATCCATTGCTGTTTTGTACTACCCTCCCCTGATAAAGCTTCTCCAGTTAGCTACAGATTTAGCCAGCAGAAACCCTTCTTgaaatttgacattttttttttacggaACAGGTACAGAGCACAACGTTGCAGGGGATATACGATATAATACTTACATT is part of the Coffea eugenioides isolate CCC68of chromosome 6, Ceug_1.0, whole genome shotgun sequence genome and encodes:
- the LOC113775924 gene encoding polygalacturonase inhibitor-like, which encodes MKTSFSAFTAILSLSLLLFLSLPSPSLAAAKCNADDKKALLQIKAGLNNPYYLASWNPNTDCCSWYALDCDSKTGRVIHITIFDDNKVSAQIPAAIGNLPYLEMLDMNRLPNLVGPIPSSISKLTRLNFLRLKSNGLSGPVPSFLGQIKSLTFLDLSFNQFSGSIPPSLTQLNLQGFDVSNNNLCGQIPQGGKLQSFASSAYDHNKCLCGSPLPAC
- the LOC113773717 gene encoding polygalacturonase inhibitor-like yields the protein MKNSSSYSSAALLAFLCLLFLSLPSPSFCAHPKCNSHDKKVLLKIKADLNNPYHLASWDPKVDCCEWYALECDRNTGRVIALTIFAGNISGQIPPAVGDLPYLQNLEFRKLTNLTGEIPSTVTKLVHLTFLRLSWNHLSGPVPSFLSQIKALTFLDLSFNNFTGSIPPSLSELPNLLALHLDRNRLTGNIPESFGNFAFGNSVPDIYLSHNMLTGTIPRSFGGLNFSLRIDLSRNKLEGDASFLFGKNKTVQFVDLSRNLFVFDLSKVEFSENLIYLDLNHNKIFGSLPQSFTNLGLQFFNVSYNRLCGQIPQGGKLQSFDLYPYFHNRCLCGAPLPACK